From Woronichinia naegeliana WA131, the proteins below share one genomic window:
- a CDS encoding ISL3 family transposase: protein MLFFLENLLNLPKVNIRNVIQEGKQAFLILSCQEEEVKCNYCGSLTDELHQTNSVLVRDLSISGQMVYLKVPRRKFYCKDCQRFFTENLEFMEARRKYTVRYEEYIYGRVNVSSVEQVGREESLSWDQVNGIYQRQCEAKKKDWQGVKHLGMDEIAKRKGHQNFVTVLGDIEKGELIEVIDSHQQDKIIEVLMKKELEVREGVEQVSVDMWGGFPKVIEKVFPNAVIVTDRFHVMKALNEELNKIRKQTKLNVKIKGEKWLLLKNKEDLKEEELEKLELVLKQSARLRKAYEYKESFREIYEKVNDKEEGRLKFTEWLENAKSIYTDVISTIRRNLDSICNYFLSRTTNGAMEGINNRLKLIKRQAYGFMNFDNMRNRFLACFS from the coding sequence ATGTTATTTTTTCTGGAAAATCTTCTGAATTTACCAAAAGTAAACATAAGAAATGTGATTCAAGAGGGAAAACAAGCGTTTTTAATACTGAGTTGTCAAGAGGAAGAAGTCAAATGTAATTATTGTGGTAGCTTAACGGATGAATTACATCAGACGAACAGTGTATTAGTAAGGGACTTGTCTATCTCTGGTCAAATGGTATATCTGAAAGTCCCTCGTCGTAAATTTTACTGTAAAGATTGTCAAAGGTTTTTTACAGAAAATCTAGAATTTATGGAAGCCCGTAGGAAATACACAGTGAGGTATGAAGAATATATTTATGGACGAGTAAATGTGAGCAGTGTGGAACAAGTAGGTAGAGAGGAATCTCTATCATGGGATCAAGTGAATGGAATTTACCAACGTCAATGTGAAGCTAAAAAAAAAGATTGGCAAGGAGTAAAACACCTCGGGATGGATGAAATAGCGAAACGAAAAGGTCATCAGAATTTTGTAACAGTGTTAGGAGATATAGAGAAAGGAGAATTAATAGAAGTGATAGATAGTCATCAACAAGATAAAATCATCGAAGTGCTGATGAAGAAAGAATTAGAGGTGAGGGAAGGAGTAGAACAAGTGAGTGTAGATATGTGGGGAGGATTTCCTAAAGTAATAGAAAAAGTATTTCCGAATGCAGTAATTGTAACAGATAGATTTCATGTAATGAAGGCGTTGAATGAAGAATTGAATAAAATCCGTAAACAGACAAAATTGAATGTAAAAATCAAGGGAGAAAAGTGGCTATTATTAAAAAATAAAGAAGACCTAAAAGAGGAAGAGTTAGAAAAACTAGAATTGGTGTTAAAGCAATCTGCTCGTTTGCGTAAAGCGTATGAATATAAAGAGTCATTTAGAGAGATATATGAAAAAGTAAATGATAAGGAAGAAGGAAGATTAAAATTTACAGAATGGTTAGAGAATGCAAAGAGCATTTATACAGATGTAATTAGCACAATTCGTAGGAATTTGGACTCTATTTGTAACTACTTTTTGAGTCGAACGACGAATGGGGCAATGGAAGGCATCAATAATCGTCTTAAACTAATCAAGCGTCAAGCTTATGGATTTATGAACTTTGATAATATGCGAAATCGTTTTTTAGCTTGCTTTTCATGA
- a CDS encoding phosphoglucomutase/phosphomannomutase family protein: MIFSLSPIKFGTDGWRGVIAADFTFERVALVAAIAAQVLADNYGETGSRKIVVGYDRRFMAEDFAQLVAQVVQEAGFNVLLANGYAPTPAFSWAAKQENALGALVLTASHNPAKYLGLKVKGSFGGSVGPEITQQIEALLSSFTPTPTTPGTLTEFDPWPSYCQGLQTMVDVSPIRQAIEAGKLRVFADVMHGAAAGGLERLLGCAIEELNTERDPLFGGASPEPLAKYVPELLQTLKTAASQSGDEIRVGLIFDGDCDRIAAVDGQGNFLSSQGLIPILIDHLAQRKGLKGEIVKTLSGSDLIARLAELYDLSLFETAIGYKYIGDRMMTTPVLVGGEESGGIGYGNHIPERDALLSALYVLEAVTASGKDISELFGELQQKTNFYSEYDRIDLPLANMEARSKLLASLETNPLTEIAGQAVTNCITTDGYKFRMTGGGWLLIRFSGTEPVLRLYCEASNSERVQAVLDWARDWANAVS, translated from the coding sequence ATGATCTTTTCTCTTTCCCCTATTAAATTTGGTACAGATGGTTGGCGCGGTGTCATTGCCGCCGATTTTACCTTTGAACGTGTGGCTTTGGTAGCGGCGATCGCGGCCCAGGTGTTAGCGGATAACTATGGGGAAACAGGCAGCCGTAAAATTGTTGTTGGTTATGACCGACGCTTTATGGCCGAAGATTTTGCCCAGTTAGTGGCTCAGGTGGTGCAAGAAGCCGGATTCAATGTGCTTTTAGCCAATGGTTATGCTCCGACACCAGCCTTTAGTTGGGCGGCTAAACAAGAAAATGCCCTGGGAGCCTTGGTTTTAACCGCTAGTCATAATCCCGCCAAATATTTGGGATTGAAAGTCAAAGGAAGTTTTGGGGGATCGGTAGGGCCAGAAATTACTCAACAAATTGAAGCCTTATTGTCCAGTTTTACCCCAACGCCTACCACCCCAGGGACGCTAACAGAATTTGATCCCTGGCCAAGCTATTGTCAGGGACTACAGACAATGGTAGATGTGTCCCCTATTCGTCAGGCCATTGAAGCCGGAAAATTACGAGTTTTTGCCGATGTCATGCATGGAGCCGCCGCCGGAGGTCTAGAAAGACTTTTGGGCTGTGCCATTGAAGAATTAAACACGGAACGCGATCCCCTCTTCGGTGGAGCCTCTCCTGAACCTTTGGCCAAATATGTGCCGGAATTGTTACAAACGCTTAAAACAGCCGCCAGTCAGTCTGGGGACGAAATTCGGGTCGGTTTAATTTTTGATGGTGATTGCGATCGCATTGCGGCGGTGGATGGTCAGGGAAATTTCCTCAGTTCCCAGGGTTTAATCCCTATTTTGATTGATCATTTGGCCCAGCGTAAAGGCTTAAAAGGAGAAATTGTTAAAACGTTGAGTGGTTCAGATTTAATTGCCCGTCTAGCTGAACTCTATGATTTATCTCTCTTTGAAACGGCGATCGGTTATAAATATATCGGCGATCGCATGATGACAACCCCGGTATTAGTAGGAGGAGAAGAATCGGGTGGCATTGGCTATGGGAATCATATTCCTGAACGGGATGCCCTCTTATCAGCCCTCTACGTTTTGGAAGCGGTTACGGCCTCAGGAAAAGATATTAGTGAACTTTTTGGAGAATTACAGCAAAAAACAAATTTTTATAGCGAGTATGATCGCATTGATTTACCTCTTGCTAATATGGAAGCCAGATCCAAATTATTAGCTAGTTTAGAGACCAACCCGTTAACAGAGATTGCGGGTCAAGCTGTCACTAATTGCATTACTACCGATGGTTATAAATTTCGTATGACTGGAGGCGGTTGGCTGCTAATTCGTTTTAGTGGTACTGAACCTGTTTTGCGGCTCTATTGTGAGGCCTCCAATTCTGAGAGGGTACAAGCTGTTTTAGATTGGGCTAGGGATTGGGCCAATGCAGTCAGTTAA
- a CDS encoding caspase family protein, with translation MAKNWAICIGINQYNNLSPLNYAVRDAEAMRGYFTEVGFDPLNNLPEFPLNREFEVLLEGQVSWVQWVRCLYFQILMSSFCRYHFKE, from the coding sequence ATGGCAAAAAATTGGGCAATCTGTATCGGCATTAATCAGTACAATAATCTTTCTCCCCTCAATTATGCGGTGAGAGATGCAGAAGCAATGCGCGGCTATTTCACGGAAGTCGGTTTTGATCCGCTAAATAATCTTCCAGAATTTCCCCTAAACAGAGAATTTGAGGTGTTACTGGAGGGACAGGTGTCATGGGTTCAATGGGTTCGCTGCCTGTACTTTCAGATCCTAATGTCATCTTTTTGCCGTTATCATTTCAAAGAATAA
- a CDS encoding alkene reductase, with the protein MDILFNSLQVGPLTLPNRILMAPLTRCRASADHVPSDLMAEYYAQRASAGLIIAEATMIMAGNSAFWTEPGIYSLAQIEGWQKTTQTVHKAGGKIFLQLWHGGRACHPLLNNGLQPVAPSPIPITGDEVHTPEGKKSYVTPRELRDDELPHIIAGFKIAAENAKAAGFDGVEIHGANGYLLDEFLRDGSNQRTGPYGGSLANRGRLLLEVMEAVCQVWGSDRVGLRISPLNSYNSMIDSDPVGLSIWLAERLNGLNLAYLHVMRGDLYGQQNGDVLTPIREHYQGVLIGNMNYTSEEAASAISEGKLDAVAFGSSFLANPDLPKRIKLGASLNAPNPATFYGAGPEGYTDYPTLEA; encoded by the coding sequence ATGGACATTCTTTTTAACTCCCTACAAGTTGGCCCGCTCACTTTGCCCAATCGTATTCTGATGGCTCCTCTAACTCGTTGTCGAGCTTCTGCCGATCATGTTCCTAGCGATTTAATGGCTGAATATTATGCCCAACGAGCCAGTGCTGGCTTAATTATCGCTGAAGCCACCATGATTATGGCCGGTAATTCCGCTTTTTGGACAGAGCCAGGCATTTATTCCCTCGCCCAGATTGAAGGTTGGCAAAAAACGACCCAGACAGTACATAAGGCAGGTGGTAAAATCTTTCTCCAACTCTGGCATGGTGGCCGAGCCTGTCATCCCTTGCTCAATAATGGCTTACAACCCGTTGCGCCTAGTCCCATTCCCATCACTGGTGACGAGGTTCACACGCCAGAGGGTAAAAAAAGCTATGTGACCCCCCGTGAACTCAGAGACGATGAACTTCCCCATATTATTGCTGGCTTTAAGATTGCGGCTGAAAATGCCAAAGCAGCCGGATTTGATGGGGTAGAAATACATGGAGCCAATGGCTATCTGCTAGATGAATTCCTGCGCGATGGTTCCAATCAAAGGACTGGCCCCTATGGCGGTTCCCTCGCAAACCGAGGCCGTCTGCTTCTAGAAGTGATGGAAGCCGTTTGTCAGGTCTGGGGCAGCGATCGCGTTGGCCTGCGGATTTCCCCCTTAAACAGTTACAACAGCATGATCGATAGCGATCCAGTGGGACTTTCTATCTGGCTAGCCGAGCGTCTCAATGGGTTGAATCTAGCCTATCTCCATGTGATGCGTGGTGATCTCTATGGGCAGCAAAACGGCGATGTGTTAACGCCTATTAGGGAGCATTATCAGGGTGTTCTCATTGGCAATATGAATTACACGTCTGAAGAAGCTGCTTCAGCCATTAGTGAAGGGAAGTTAGATGCTGTTGCCTTTGGTAGTAGCTTTTTAGCCAATCCCGATTTACCCAAACGAATTAAGTTAGGGGCCTCCTTAAACGCACCGAACCCTGCCACTTTCTACGGAGCGGGGCCAGAAGGTTATACAGACTATCCCACCTTAGAGGCATAG
- the hpnJ gene encoding hopanoid biosynthesis associated radical SAM protein HpnJ: MKKTLFLSPPSFDGFDGGAGARYQAKREITSFWYPTWLAQPAALVPGSKLIDAPPHNQTVDDVLAIAQDYDLVIMHTSTPSLANDVKCAETIKAQKPDTEIGFIGAHVAVLPEETLKANPIIDFVCRNEFDYTCKEVAEGRPYAEITGLSYREKDGNIKHNPERELIHDWDAMPSVLPVYARDLEIKKYFIGYLLHPYISFYTGRGCPAKCSFCLWPQTIGGHNYRAKSPEAVGREMAEAKAIFGDSVREYMFDDDTFTIDKQRAIAISEYLKKLKVTWSCNARANLDYDTLKTLRDNGLRLLLVGFESGNQEILDGIRKGIKLEVARKFMENCRKLGITVHGTFIIGLPNESQETIEETIRFACEVSPHTIQVSIAAPYPGTELYRQAQANGWFTNNNQNLIATSGIQLSTLEYPNLSTKQIEDAVERMYRQFYFRPQAIIPIVKEMLGDPQMLVRRLREGKEFFAYLKERHQGAVV, translated from the coding sequence ATGAAAAAGACGCTGTTTTTAAGTCCCCCGTCCTTTGATGGCTTCGATGGTGGTGCAGGAGCGAGATATCAAGCTAAACGGGAAATTACCTCTTTTTGGTATCCCACCTGGTTAGCTCAACCGGCGGCCTTGGTTCCGGGCAGTAAACTCATTGATGCGCCGCCCCATAATCAAACCGTTGACGATGTGCTGGCGATCGCCCAGGATTATGATTTAGTCATTATGCACACTAGCACCCCGTCCTTGGCCAATGATGTCAAATGTGCAGAAACCATTAAAGCGCAAAAACCTGACACCGAAATTGGTTTTATTGGTGCCCATGTTGCCGTTTTACCAGAGGAAACCTTAAAAGCAAATCCGATCATTGATTTTGTTTGTCGGAATGAATTTGACTACACTTGTAAAGAGGTAGCAGAAGGTCGTCCCTATGCAGAAATCACGGGCTTAAGCTATCGAGAAAAGGATGGAAATATTAAACATAATCCTGAACGGGAATTAATTCATGATTGGGATGCCATGCCCAGCGTTTTACCCGTTTATGCGCGCGATTTAGAGATTAAGAAATATTTTATTGGTTATTTACTACATCCCTATATCTCTTTTTATACGGGTCGGGGTTGTCCAGCTAAATGTAGTTTTTGTCTTTGGCCCCAAACCATTGGTGGTCATAATTACCGTGCTAAAAGTCCTGAAGCAGTGGGTCGGGAAATGGCAGAAGCTAAGGCGATTTTTGGGGATTCTGTCCGTGAATATATGTTCGATGATGATACTTTTACCATTGATAAACAACGGGCGATCGCGATTAGTGAGTATTTGAAAAAATTAAAAGTGACCTGGAGTTGTAATGCTAGAGCAAATTTAGATTACGATACCCTCAAAACCCTACGAGATAACGGCTTACGCTTATTATTAGTTGGTTTTGAATCAGGAAATCAGGAAATCCTCGATGGCATCCGTAAAGGAATTAAGCTGGAAGTTGCCCGTAAATTTATGGAAAATTGCCGTAAATTAGGCATTACTGTTCACGGAACCTTCATTATTGGACTCCCCAACGAAAGCCAAGAAACCATCGAAGAAACGATTCGTTTTGCTTGCGAAGTCAGTCCCCACACCATACAGGTATCTATTGCGGCTCCCTATCCAGGTACAGAGTTGTATCGTCAGGCTCAAGCCAATGGCTGGTTTACCAACAATAATCAAAATTTGATTGCAACGTCAGGGATTCAACTTTCGACCTTAGAATATCCCAATTTATCGACTAAACAGATTGAAGATGCGGTAGAAAGAATGTATCGGCAATTCTATTTTCGCCCGCAAGCGATTATTCCCATTGTCAAGGAAATGCTTGGCGATCCGCAAATGTTAGTGCGACGATTACGAGAAGGGAAAGAATTTTTTGCCTACCTCAAGGAACGTCATCAGGGCGCAGTTGTTTAA
- a CDS encoding ferritin-like domain-containing protein: MLKLGSQEHKKLFCQHFIDSHLDYEPETLPWPTLEGEALERLQTIPFWKEALYTERKAGIMVSRFARTIEDPVLKEAIALQGREETRHGRLIGYLIKHYGIAIEEPENAEISDNIELAFTDFGFEECLDSYFAFGMFDIAHQAKYLPEEIFQVFDPILDEEARHIVFFVNWFTYLQIQRGQVFAPLRSFKTGWHYGRALKGLIDVFGGVAERDDQAFTATSATMFMDDLTPELFLQTCLAQNALRMSKFPPELLQPELLPTLSKLALGILQLLPKPQKTAIA, from the coding sequence ATGCTTAAACTCGGTAGCCAAGAACATAAAAAATTATTCTGCCAACATTTTATTGATAGCCATCTCGACTATGAACCGGAAACACTTCCTTGGCCAACGTTAGAAGGTGAAGCTCTAGAACGTTTACAGACTATTCCTTTTTGGAAAGAGGCTCTCTACACCGAACGCAAAGCCGGCATTATGGTCAGTCGTTTTGCCCGAACCATTGAAGATCCAGTTCTCAAAGAAGCGATCGCCCTTCAAGGACGAGAGGAAACCCGTCATGGTCGTTTAATTGGCTATTTAATTAAACACTATGGCATTGCAATTGAAGAACCCGAAAATGCTGAAATTTCCGATAATATTGAACTGGCTTTTACTGACTTTGGCTTTGAGGAATGTCTAGACTCTTATTTTGCCTTTGGAATGTTTGATATTGCCCATCAAGCAAAGTACTTACCCGAAGAAATATTCCAGGTATTTGACCCGATTTTAGATGAAGAAGCCCGTCACATTGTTTTCTTTGTCAATTGGTTTACCTATTTACAAATTCAACGGGGCCAAGTTTTCGCACCCTTACGATCATTCAAAACAGGTTGGCATTATGGCCGGGCCCTTAAGGGGTTAATTGATGTTTTTGGCGGTGTGGCAGAACGAGATGATCAAGCCTTTACAGCAACGAGTGCAACCATGTTTATGGATGATCTCACTCCAGAGTTATTTTTGCAAACTTGTTTAGCTCAAAATGCGCTGCGTATGAGTAAATTTCCGCCGGAGTTATTGCAACCGGAGTTATTGCCAACTCTATCTAAATTGGCATTAGGCATTTTGCAACTGTTACCGAAACCACAAAAAACAGCGATCGCTTAA
- a CDS encoding molybdenum cofactor biosynthesis protein MoaB encodes MPPLPHPDSSLLSIRCAVLTISDTRTPDSDRSGQFMQQALQAAGHYLESYQILPDDPNQIRAALQQLGSMPELDVILCNGGTGISPRDTTYEVLQELLEKTLPGFGELFRFLSYQEIGSRAIASRAVAGTYQSKLVFSLPGSTKAVQLAMEKLILPELNHLIKQLHG; translated from the coding sequence ATGCCTCCGCTTCCCCATCCAGATTCAAGCCTTTTATCGATTCGTTGTGCGGTGCTGACCATTAGTGACACTCGTACCCCAGACAGCGATCGCAGCGGCCAGTTCATGCAACAAGCCTTACAAGCGGCTGGCCATTATCTGGAATCCTATCAAATTTTGCCCGATGACCCTAACCAGATTCGAGCAGCCCTACAGCAATTAGGGTCTATGCCTGAACTAGATGTCATTCTTTGTAATGGAGGAACCGGCATTTCTCCCCGTGATACGACCTACGAGGTGCTACAAGAATTACTAGAAAAAACCTTGCCCGGCTTCGGAGAATTATTTCGCTTTTTAAGCTATCAAGAAATTGGCTCCAGGGCGATCGCCTCCCGTGCAGTTGCAGGCACGTATCAGTCTAAACTCGTATTCTCTTTGCCAGGATCAACAAAAGCAGTTCAATTGGCCATGGAAAAACTGATTTTGCCCGAATTAAATCACTTAATCAAGCAACTGCATGGCTAA
- a CDS encoding dynamin family protein: MPRDERIEEMPRDKRIENIINSRKPFAKELKRTSERMGVVCRSLAELENYRARLESSVDEAEIKQELSQMNLRKQLAELVKQGKQLNILAKRFDRDTLNIGVIGETGAGKSTLLQSLSGLGNEVIPARTGGACTAVRSKIQNLPDQTEVKAEIELHTSETFLDEVIKPYYQKLELGNPPNSLEDFFKSQALSQETPARIKGQKEEQMYKHLLNDYYYTLEQYKSLLESNQNSKKIEIIKKEEIEEWVTQKRNANGLLTNFKHLVVRQAKFFCQFKDATMNLNINDKITLVDVPGMGDTRLGDEELMLETIGRDVDAVMFLYLPGTKRFLWKDSFQDLYYNAKNALNNFSERVFIILNLQGDNQEGCDTLQKDRKFEAVDYRIINCSDPQEAYKVFNIILEHLEKKIQDLDRQYCQSVKHSISNLLDSIEMSLIQYQNVLDRFSGEDAKFEHLFIGDDGHSGWWGDITNSLIEFRNDLKNKCNENEVDEEFKQKIESKLDDCCKNTLPNIEKIKRRSSAKDGFRPTYDSYLSEIRTDISRHLLGLDLDVQTLLDKIKEDVAKKLREEGKLMGLSEATGSKFFEEIKQQLPANKQDNLRYIFNYFEQYDVSFAGLVLREIRKHLTELYPDQNSKTDINNAEDVKENLEATRDEVLDGCKQTLEPLSALPNQIAYALVEEFTDHIFCSRGVQSEWRIFLWENRYKVFKELEELGKWEENKKEWKRLITDTQAQTKLCSQYLF; encoded by the coding sequence ATGCCTAGAGATGAGCGTATTGAAGAAATGCCTAGAGATAAGCGCATTGAGAACATAATCAATAGTCGTAAACCTTTTGCTAAAGAACTAAAACGGACTTCAGAGCGAATGGGAGTTGTTTGTCGGTCATTGGCTGAACTTGAGAACTATCGCGCAAGATTGGAATCTTCAGTAGATGAAGCGGAGATCAAACAAGAACTTTCTCAAATGAATTTGAGAAAACAGTTAGCTGAACTTGTCAAACAGGGTAAACAACTTAATATCTTAGCAAAACGCTTTGATCGAGATACCCTGAATATCGGTGTTATTGGGGAGACTGGGGCGGGTAAGAGTACATTGTTGCAAAGCTTGAGTGGTCTGGGAAATGAAGTCATTCCGGCTCGTACAGGTGGAGCTTGTACTGCTGTTCGTAGCAAAATTCAGAACTTGCCTGACCAAACCGAAGTCAAGGCAGAAATAGAACTCCATACGTCAGAAACTTTTTTAGATGAGGTGATCAAGCCGTACTACCAGAAATTGGAGTTAGGCAATCCCCCAAATAGTTTGGAGGACTTTTTTAAGTCTCAAGCATTATCTCAAGAAACTCCTGCTCGCATCAAGGGACAGAAAGAGGAGCAAATGTACAAGCACTTGCTGAATGACTACTATTATACGCTGGAGCAATACAAGTCTCTGCTTGAGAGTAATCAAAACTCTAAAAAGATAGAGATTATAAAAAAAGAAGAGATTGAAGAGTGGGTTACTCAAAAACGAAACGCAAATGGCTTGCTGACAAATTTCAAGCATTTGGTTGTGCGGCAAGCTAAGTTCTTTTGTCAGTTCAAAGATGCGACCATGAACCTCAACATCAACGACAAGATTACGTTGGTTGATGTGCCAGGGATGGGTGATACTCGTTTGGGTGATGAAGAACTGATGCTAGAAACAATAGGAAGGGATGTTGACGCGGTTATGTTTCTTTATCTTCCTGGAACGAAACGCTTTCTATGGAAAGATAGCTTTCAGGATTTGTACTACAATGCTAAAAATGCTCTCAATAACTTTAGTGAAAGAGTTTTTATCATTCTTAACTTGCAGGGAGATAATCAAGAAGGTTGTGATACTCTTCAGAAAGACAGAAAATTTGAAGCGGTTGACTACCGAATTATTAACTGCTCTGATCCACAAGAAGCCTACAAAGTCTTCAATATTATTCTTGAGCATTTAGAGAAAAAGATTCAGGACTTAGATCGTCAGTATTGTCAATCAGTCAAACATTCGATTTCAAATCTTTTAGATAGTATTGAAATGAGTTTAATACAATATCAGAATGTCCTGGATCGTTTTTCTGGTGAAGATGCAAAATTTGAACACTTATTCATCGGCGATGATGGTCATAGTGGTTGGTGGGGAGACATTACGAATAGTCTAATAGAATTTCGGAATGACCTTAAGAATAAATGTAATGAAAATGAAGTAGATGAGGAATTTAAACAGAAAATAGAAAGCAAGTTAGATGACTGCTGTAAAAATACATTACCTAATATAGAAAAAATCAAAAGAAGAAGCTCTGCAAAAGATGGTTTTCGGCCGACTTATGATTCCTACCTTTCTGAAATAAGGACGGATATTTCTCGTCATCTACTTGGGTTAGATTTGGATGTACAAACATTATTAGACAAAATTAAAGAAGATGTTGCTAAGAAGTTAAGAGAAGAAGGCAAATTGATGGGCTTATCCGAAGCGACAGGCTCTAAATTCTTTGAGGAAATAAAACAACAGCTACCTGCCAATAAACAGGATAATCTACGATATATTTTTAACTATTTCGAGCAATATGATGTTTCTTTCGCAGGGCTTGTTCTTCGGGAAATCCGAAAACATCTGACGGAGCTTTATCCTGATCAAAACTCTAAAACAGACATCAACAATGCTGAAGATGTTAAAGAAAATCTAGAAGCAACCCGTGACGAAGTATTAGATGGATGTAAGCAAACATTGGAACCTTTATCCGCATTGCCAAACCAAATTGCCTACGCACTTGTTGAAGAATTTACTGATCACATTTTTTGTTCAAGGGGAGTTCAATCAGAATGGAGAATCTTTCTTTGGGAAAACCGTTACAAAGTTTTTAAAGAATTAGAGGAACTTGGTAAATGGGAAGAAAACAAAAAGGAATGGAAACGATTAATTACCGATACTCAGGCTCAAACTAAGCTGTGTTCTCAGTATCTTTTTTAG
- the fmt gene encoding methionyl-tRNA formyltransferase, which yields MRVIFFGTPQFAVPTLNALLQSEGRSLLGVVTQPDKRRGRGKQMIPSPVKEVALAENLPIWQPARLRKDVETIAALKAAEADVFVVVAYGQILSPEVLAIPKFGCINVHGSLLPQYRGAAPMQWALYNGDRETGITTMLMDEGMDTGASLLKISTPIQLLDNIQSLGARLAEDGANLLLATLSQLEQGTITPIPQNSQAATYAPLLKKSDFSLDWQRSAIAIHNQVRGFYANGWTTFREQTLKVLATIPLGEDYWPQLPERFQELVKHWPDLQGLTGQPGEVVAILKNWGPVVRTGDGLLLLTEVQLAGKRVQSGGDWVNGTHLQQGEVLRNTTLNVD from the coding sequence ATGCGAGTCATCTTTTTTGGTACCCCCCAATTTGCTGTTCCCACTCTCAATGCCCTTCTCCAATCTGAGGGGCGATCGCTGTTGGGGGTGGTGACTCAGCCGGATAAAAGACGGGGGCGGGGCAAACAAATGATTCCCTCTCCAGTCAAGGAAGTGGCTTTGGCCGAGAATCTTCCCATTTGGCAACCTGCTCGACTGAGAAAGGATGTAGAAACCATTGCCGCCTTAAAAGCCGCCGAGGCCGATGTTTTTGTTGTGGTTGCCTATGGTCAAATTCTGTCCCCAGAAGTTCTTGCTATTCCCAAGTTTGGCTGTATTAATGTTCATGGTTCTCTTTTGCCCCAATATCGAGGAGCCGCTCCCATGCAATGGGCTTTGTATAACGGCGATCGCGAAACAGGAATCACGACCATGTTGATGGATGAGGGTATGGATACGGGAGCCAGTTTACTCAAGATTTCGACCCCAATTCAGCTATTAGATAATATTCAAAGTTTGGGGGCAAGATTAGCTGAGGATGGCGCGAATTTATTATTAGCAACCTTAAGCCAGTTAGAACAGGGAACGATAACGCCGATTCCCCAAAATTCTCAAGCCGCTACCTATGCACCTCTACTCAAAAAATCTGATTTCAGTCTAGATTGGCAGCGATCGGCGATCGCGATTCATAACCAGGTACGGGGTTTTTATGCCAATGGTTGGACAACCTTTCGGGAACAAACGTTAAAAGTTTTAGCGACAATTCCTTTGGGAGAAGATTATTGGCCCCAATTGCCAGAAAGGTTTCAGGAGTTAGTTAAGCATTGGCCTGATTTGCAAGGGTTAACCGGTCAGCCAGGGGAAGTGGTCGCCATTCTCAAAAACTGGGGGCCGGTTGTGCGAACGGGAGACGGTCTATTGCTATTAACAGAAGTGCAATTAGCCGGTAAAAGAGTACAATCTGGTGGGGATTGGGTTAATGGAACCCATCTACAACAGGGGGAAGTGTTAAGGAATACAACTCTGAATGTTGACTAA